From a single Pseudopipra pipra isolate bDixPip1 chromosome 15, bDixPip1.hap1, whole genome shotgun sequence genomic region:
- the C1QTNF2 gene encoding complement C1q tumor necrosis factor-related protein 2 has protein sequence MISAVLLLWTVPCVANHILGGFAKRELQEGPQLACSLPGPPGPPGPPGVPGTPGTVGRMGFPGKDGKDGKDGDKGEHGDEGPQGRTGNPGKPGPKGKAGAIGKAGPRGPKGLKGNPGKNGAPGKKGPKGNKGEAGMPGPCTCNANKAKSAFSVAVSKSYPRERLPIKFDRILMNEGGHYNASSGKFVCSIPGIYYFTYDITLANKHLAIGLVHNGQYRIKTFDANTGNHDVASGSTILSLKQEDEVWLQIFYSEQNGLFYDPYWTDSLFTGFLIYPDQDYLNEI, from the exons ATGATCTCTGCTGTGCTCCTCCTCTGGACTGTGCCCTGTGTGGCAAACCACATCCTCGGGGGCTTTGCCAAGAGAGAGCTGCAGGAAGGTCCCCAGCTGGCCTGCAGCCTGCCAGGACCCCCTGGGCCTCCCGGCCCCCCCGGCGTGCCCGGCACTCCAGGGACAGTTGGCAGGATGGGCTTCCCAGGAAAAGATGGCAAGGATGGCAAGGACGGGGATAAAGGCGAGCACGGCGATGAAG GTCCACAAGGCAGAACAGGAAACCCTGGCAAGCCAGGACCAAAGGGGAAAGCAGGAGCTATTGGCAAGGCAGGCCCACGAGGGCCCAAGGGTTTAAAGGGTAATCCTGGGAAAAACGGGgcaccaggaaagaaaggacCCAAAGGGAACAAGGGCGAGGCTGGGATGCCAGGACCCTGCACCTGTAATGCCAACAAAGCCAAATCTGCCTTCTCTGTGGCAGTCTCCAAGAGCTATCCAAGGGAAAGGCTGCCCATCAAATTTGACAGGATCCTGATGAATGAGGGAGGACATTACAATGCTTCCAGTGGGAAATTCGTGTGCAGCATCCCAGGTATTTACTACttcacctatgacatcacttTGGCCAACAAACACTTGGCCATTGGCTTGGTCCACAACGGGCAGTACCGGATCAAGACTTTTGATGCCAACACTGGGAACCACGATGTTGCCTCTGGATCAACCATCCTTTCTCTGAAGCAGGAGGATGAGGTATGGCTGCAAATCTTTTACTCAGAACAGAACGGGCTCTTTTATGATCCCTACTGGACAGACAGCTTGTTTACTGGATTCCTGATATATCCCGATCAAGATTATCTCAATGAAATATAG
- the FABP6 gene encoding gastrotropin — protein MAFAGKYEFEGDENYDEFVKKIGLPSDKIELGRNCKIVTEVVQNGNDFTWTQRFPGGRTTTNTFTVGKEADMETFGGKKFKATVKMEDGKLVAEFPNYRHTAEISGGKLVEISTSSGVVYKRTSKKIA, from the exons ATGGCATTTGCAGGCAAATACGAGTTCGAAGGCGATGAGAACTATGATGAATTTGTGAAGAAGATTG GTCTTCCCAGTGACAAGATTgaattgggaaggaattgcaaAATAGTGACTGAGGTGGTGCAGAATGGAAATGACTTCACCTGGACCCAGCGTTTCCCAGGAGGCCGCACCACAACCAACACATTCACAGTTGGCAAGGAAGCAGACATGGAGACCTTTGGTGGTAAAAAGTTCAAG GCAACTGTTAAAATGGAAGATGGAAAGCTGGTAGCTGAGTTTCCCAACTACCGTCACACTGCAGAGATCAGTGGAGGAAAACTGGTAGAG ATTTCTACTTCTTCTGGTGTAGTCTACAAAAGAACCAGCAAAAAGATTGCATAA